From one Bos indicus x Bos taurus breed Angus x Brahman F1 hybrid chromosome 7, Bos_hybrid_MaternalHap_v2.0, whole genome shotgun sequence genomic stretch:
- the PLIN4 gene encoding perilipin-4 isoform X12: MSARDGGQDPPKPKGKTLGSFFGSLPGFSAARNLVANAHSSAREAQPAAEPAGAPAEEAAQPQAQAPTDPEQTARALEKTLLPSDKMISGAKELVSSQMARTKDALSTGMASIVDTAKGVVQGGLGMSQSTLTVTKDAVASGATGAVGVAKGALQTGIDTAKTVVTGTKDVVSTGLTGAVNMAKGTVQTGMDTTKTVLTGTKDTVSTGLTGAMGMAKGAIQTGMDTTKTVLTGTKDTVSTGLTGAVSMAKGTVQTGMDTTKTVLTGTKDTVSTGLTGAMGMAKGAIQTGMDTTKTVLTGTKDTVSTGLTGAMGVAKGAVQTGMDTTKTVLTGTKDAVSSGLTGAMGMAKGAVQTGMDTTKTVLTGTKETVSTGLTGAMGVAKGAVQTGMDTTKTVLTGTKETVSTGLTGAMGVAKGAVQTGMDTTKTVLTGTKDTMSTGLTAAVSMAKGAVQTGMDTTKTVLTGTKDTMSTGLTGAMGVAKGAVQTGMDTTKTVLTGAKDTMSTGLTGAMGVAKGAVQTGMDTTKTVLTGTKDTMSTGLTGAMGVAKGAVQTGMDTTKTVLTGTKDTVSTGLTGAMGVAKGAVQTGMDTTKTVLTGTKDTMSTGLTGAMGVAKGAVQTGVDTTKTVLTGTKDTVSTGLTGAMGVAKGAVQTGMDTTKTVLTGTKDTMSTGLTGAMGVAKGTVQTGMDTTKTMLTGAKDTVSTGLTGAMGVAKGTVQTGMDTTKTILTGTKDTVSTGLTGAMGVAQGAVQTGMDTTKTVLTSTKDIVSTSITGAMGVAKGAVQVGMDTTTSILTGTKDVLSTAITGAMGVAKEAVQVGMDTTKSVLTGTKDVLSTSISGAMDVAREAVQIGVDTTTSILTGTKDVLSTSITGAMDVGNEAIQTGMDSTMTILTGTKGAMSSGLSSVGHVAEEGMHTGVGIIPNWLPDSKAATSVGLASSRAPDEGEQTIPSSPQAQLSNHGPLSAEAVFSQEATLGKVDAAPGATTHGQEGVQGFAALRDELEELGEIFQPMSAEEQAQLVATQPRRREVTADQGSYFVRLGDVAPGFRQRAFEHALSHLQHSEFQARDALAQLEDVFREIEEAQQAPAGDASSQAEEAAAGEVLATGALSRACDLVQQLHVAYSRLASGLQGLPTELQWQLQQARHSICELYGLVSSAATVAELPVKRLAESRQGVGQAWRGLEQVLRSVQQGPPLGWLVGPFALPADGQPL, translated from the exons ATGTCTGCTCGAGATGGAGGCCAGGATCCCCCCAAACCCAAGGGCAAG ACCCTGGGCAGCTTCTTTGGGTCCCTGCCTGGCTTCAGTGCTGCCCGGAACCTGGTGGCCAATGCCCACAGCTCAGCAAGAGAGGCCCAGCCAGCTGCCGAGCCTGCAGGCGCTCCAGCCGAGGAGGCCGCCCAGCCCCAGGCTCAGG CACCCACTGACCCGGAGCAGACGGCCAGGGCGTTAGAGAAGACACTGCTGCCTTCAGACAAG ATGATCTCCGGGGCAAAGGAGCTGGTGTCCTCCCAGATGGCCAGGACCAAGGATGCTCTCTCCACAGGAATGGCTAGTATCGTGGACACTGCTAAAGGTGTGgtccagggaggcctggggatGAGCCAATCCACACTAACAGTCACCAAGGATGCTGTGGCCAGTGGGGCAACTGGGGCAGTGGGTGTGGCCAAAGGGGCCCTACAGACCGGTATAGACACCGCCAAGACAGTAGTAACAGGCACCAAAGATGTAGTGTCCACTGGGCTCACTGGGGCAGTGAACATGGCCAAGGGCACAGTCCAGACTGGCATGGACACCACCAAGACCGTGTTGACTGGCACCAAAGACACTGTGTCCACTGGGCTCACTGGAGCCATGGGTATGGCTAAGGGGGCCATCCAGACTGGCATGGACACCACCAAAACCGTCCTGACTGGCACCAAAGACACCGTGTCCACTGGGCTCACTGGAGCAGTGAGCATGGCCAAGGGCACAGTCCAGACTGGCATGGACACCACCAAGACCGTGTTGACTGGCACCAAAGACACTGTGTCCACTGGGCTCACTGGAGCCATGGGTATGGCTAAGGGGGCCATCCAGACTGGCATGGACACCACCAAGACAGTCCTGACTGGCACCAAAGACACTGTGTCCACTGGGCTCACTGGGGCCATGGGAGTGGCCAAGGGGGCTGTCCAAACTGGCATGGACACCACCAAGACTGTCTTGACTGGCACCAAAGATGCTGTCTCCTCTGGGCTCACTGGAGCCATGGGTATGGCCAAGGGGGCTGTCCAGACTGGCATGGACACCACCAAGACTGTCTTGACTGGCACCAAAGAGACTGTGTCCACTGGACTCACTGGAGCCATGGGAGTGGCCAAGGGGGCTGTCCAGACTGGCATGGACACCACCAAGACTGTCTTGACTGGCACCAAAGAGACTGTGTCCACTGGGCTAACTGGGGCCATGGGAGTGGCCAAGGGGGCGGTCCAGACTGGCATGGACACCACCAAGACTGTCCTGACTGGCACCAAAGACACCATGTCCACTGGGCTCACTGCCGCAGTGAGCATGGCCAAGGGGGCTGTCCAGACTGGCATGGACACCACCAAGACCGTCTTGACTGGCACCAAAGACACTATGTCCACTGGACTCACTGGAGCCATGGGAGTGGCCAAGGGGGCTGTCCAGACTGGCATGGACACCACCAAGACCGTCTTGACTGGCGCCAAAGACACCATGTCCACTGGACTCACTGGAGCCATGGGAGTGGCCAAGGGGGCTGTCCAGACTGGCATGGACACCACCAAGACCGTCTTGACTGGCACCAAAGACACCATGTCCACTGGACTCACTGGAGCCATGGGAGTGGCCAAGGGGGCGGTCCAGACTGGCATGGACACCACCAAGACTGTCCTGACTGGCACCAAAGACACCGTGTCCACTGGGCTCACTGGGGCCATGGGAGTGGCCAAG GGGGCTGTCCAGACTGGCATGGACACCACCAAGACTGTCTTGACTGGCACCAAAGACACCATGTCCACTGGACTCACTGGAGCCATGGGAGTGGCCAAGGGGGCTGTCCAGACTGGCGTGGACACCACCAAGACCGTCTTGACTGGCACCAAAGACACCGTGTCCACTGGACTCACTGGAGCAATGGGTGTGGCCAAAGGGGCTGTCCAGACTGGCATGGACACCACCAAGACTGTCCTGACTGGCACCAAAGACACCATGTCCACTGGGCTCACTGGAGCCATGGGAGTGGCCAAGGGCACAGTCCAGACTGGCATGGACACCACCAAGACTATGTTGACTGGCGCCAAAGACACCGTGTCCACTGGGCTCACTGGAGCCATGGGTGTGGCCAAGGGCACAGTCCAGACTGGCATGGACACTACCAAAACCATCTTGACTGGCACCAAAGACACCGTGTCCACTGGGCTCACTGGAGCAATGGGTGTGGCCCAAGGGGCTGTCCAGACTGGCATGGACACCACTAAGACTGTCCTGACTAGCACCAAAGATATTGTGTCTACTTCAATCACTGGGGCAATGGGAGTGGCCAAGGGGGCTGTTCAGGTTGGCATGGATACCACCACATCCATCTTGACTGGCACCAAAGATGTTCTGTCTACTGCAATTACTGGGGCAATGGGTGTGGCCAAGGAAGCTGTTCAGGTTGGCATGGACACCACCAAGTCCGTCTTGACTGGCACCAAAGATGTTCTGTCTACTTCAATCAGTGGAGCAATGGATGTGGCCAGGGAGGCAGTCCAGATTGGCGTGGACACCACCACGTCCATCTTGACTGGCACCAAAGATGTTCTGTCTACTTCAATCACTGGAGCAATGGATGTGGGCAATGAGGCCATCCAGACTGGCATGGACTCTACCATGACCATCTTGACTGGCACCAAAGGTGCCATGTCCTCTGGGCTCAGCAGCGTAGGGCATGTGGCCGAAGAAGGTATGCACACTGGGGTGGGCATCATCCCAAACTGGTTACCTGATTCCAAGGCTGCCACCTCAGTTGGACTTGCCAGTTCCAGGGCCCCAGATGAAGGAGAACAAACCATCCCAAGCTCCCCTCAGGCTCAGCTCAGCAACCATGGACCTCTGTCAGCTGAGGCCGTGTTCAGCCAAGAGGCCACCCTGGGCAAGGTGGATGCTGCTCCCGGGGCCACCACCCATGGCCAGGAAGGAGTCCAAGGCTTTGCAGCACTCCGGGACGAGCTGGAGGAGCTGGGAGAGATCTTCCAGCCCATGAGCGCCGAGGAACAAG CTCAGCTGGTTGCTACGCAGCCCAGGCGGAGGGAGGTCACGGCTGACCAGGGCAGCTACTTCGTGCGTCTGGGTGACGTGGCCCCCGGCTTCCGCCAGCGGGCTTTCGAGCACGCCCTCAGCCACCTGCAGCACAGCGAGTTCCAGGCACGGGACGCGCTGGCCCAGCTTGAGGACGTCTTCAGGGAG ATTGAGGAGGCCCAGCAGGCTCCGGCTGGGGATGCGAGCAGCCAAGCAGAGGAAGCCGCTGCTGGGGAG GTGCTGGCCACCGGGGCTCTGTCCAGGGCCTGCGACCTCGTCCAGCAGCTCCATGTGGCCTACAGCCGCCTGGCCTCTGGCCTCCAGGGCCTCCCCACGGAGCTTCAGTGGCAGCTCCAGCAGGCTCGGCACAGCATTTGTGAGCTCTATGGCCTGGTCTCCTCAGCCGCCACGGTGGCGGAGCTGCCAGTCAAGCGGCTGGCTGAGAGCCGCCAGGGTGTGGGCCAGGCATGGCGGGGCCTGGAGCAGGTGCTGCGGAGCGTGCAGCAAGGCCCTCCGCTTGGCTGGCTGGTGGGGCCCTTCGCCCTGCCCGCCGATGGGCAGCCGCTGTAG
- the PLIN4 gene encoding perilipin-4 isoform X7, protein MSARDGGQDPPKPKGKTLGSFFGSLPGFSAARNLVANAHSSAREAQPAAEPAGAPAEEAAQPQAQAPTDPEQTARALEKTLLPSDKMISGAKELVSSQMARTKDALSTGMASIVDTAKGVVQGGLGMSQSTLTVTKDAVASGATGAVGVAKGALQTGIDTAKTVVTGTKDVVSTGLTGAVNMAKGTVQTGMDTTKTVLTGTKDTVSTGLTGAMGMAKGAIQTGMDTTKTVLTGTKDTVSTGLTGAVSMAKGTVQTGMDTTKTVLTGTKDTVSTGLTGAMGMAKGAIQTGMDTTKTVLTGTKDTVSTGLTGAMGVAKGAVQTGMDTTKTVLTGTKDTMSTGLTGAMGVAKGAVQTGMDTTKTVLTGAKDTMSTGLTGAMGVAKGAVQTGMDTTKTVLTGTKDTMSTGLTGAMGVAKGAVQTGMDTTKTVLTGTKDTVSTGLTGAMGVAKGAVQTGMDTTKTVLTGTKDTVSTGLTGAMGMAKGAVQTGMDTTKTILTGTKDTVSTGLTGAMGVAKGAVQTGMDTTKTVLTGAKDTVSTGLTGAMGVAKGAVQTGMDTTKTVLTGTKDTVSTGLTGAMGVAKGAVQTGMDTTKTVLTGAKDTVSTGLTGAMGVAKGAVQTGMDTTKTVLTGTKDTVSTGLTGAMGVAKGAVQTGMDTTKTVLTGTKDVVASGLTGAMGVAKGAVQTGMDTTKTVLTGTKDTVSTGLTGAMGVAKGAVQTGMDTTKTVLTGTKDTVSTGLTGAMGVAKGAVQTGMDTTKTVLTGAKDTVSTGLTGAIGMAKGAVQTGMDTTKTVLTGTKDTMSTGLTGAMGVAKGAVQTGMNTTKTVLTGTKDTVSTGLTGAMGVAKGAVQTGMDTTKTVLTGTKETVSTGLTGAIGMAKGAVQTGMDTTKTVLTGTKDVVASGLTGAMGVAKGAVQTGMDTTKTVLTGTKDTMSTGLTGAMGVAKGAVQTGVDTTKTVLTGTKDTVSTGLTGAMGVAKGAVQTGMDTTKTVLTGTKDTMSTGLTGAMGVAKGTVQTGMDTTKTMLTGAKDTVSTGLTGAMGVAKGTVQTGMDTTKTILTGTKDTVSTGLTGAMGVAQGAVQTGMDTTKTVLTSTKDIVSTSITGAMGVAKGAVQVGMDTTTSILTGTKDVLSTAITGAMGVAKEAVQVGMDTTKSVLTGTKDVLSTSISGAMDVAREAVQIGVDTTTSILTGTKDVLSTSITGAMDVGNEAIQTGMDSTMTILTGTKGAMSSGLSSVGHVAEEGMHTGVGIIPNWLPDSKAATSVGLASSRAPDEGEQTIPSSPQAQLSNHGPLSAEAVFSQEATLGKVDAAPGATTHGQEGVQGFAALRDELEELGEIFQPMSAEEQAQLVATQPRRREVTADQGSYFVRLGDVAPGFRQRAFEHALSHLQHSEFQARDALAQLEDVFREIEEAQQAPAGDASSQAEEAAAGEVLATGALSRACDLVQQLHVAYSRLASGLQGLPTELQWQLQQARHSICELYGLVSSAATVAELPVKRLAESRQGVGQAWRGLEQVLRSVQQGPPLGWLVGPFALPADGQPL, encoded by the exons ATGTCTGCTCGAGATGGAGGCCAGGATCCCCCCAAACCCAAGGGCAAG ACCCTGGGCAGCTTCTTTGGGTCCCTGCCTGGCTTCAGTGCTGCCCGGAACCTGGTGGCCAATGCCCACAGCTCAGCAAGAGAGGCCCAGCCAGCTGCCGAGCCTGCAGGCGCTCCAGCCGAGGAGGCCGCCCAGCCCCAGGCTCAGG CACCCACTGACCCGGAGCAGACGGCCAGGGCGTTAGAGAAGACACTGCTGCCTTCAGACAAG ATGATCTCCGGGGCAAAGGAGCTGGTGTCCTCCCAGATGGCCAGGACCAAGGATGCTCTCTCCACAGGAATGGCTAGTATCGTGGACACTGCTAAAGGTGTGgtccagggaggcctggggatGAGCCAATCCACACTAACAGTCACCAAGGATGCTGTGGCCAGTGGGGCAACTGGGGCAGTGGGTGTGGCCAAAGGGGCCCTACAGACCGGTATAGACACCGCCAAGACAGTAGTAACAGGCACCAAAGATGTAGTGTCCACTGGGCTCACTGGGGCAGTGAACATGGCCAAGGGCACAGTCCAGACTGGCATGGACACCACCAAGACCGTGTTGACTGGCACCAAAGACACTGTGTCCACTGGGCTCACTGGAGCCATGGGTATGGCTAAGGGGGCCATCCAGACTGGCATGGACACCACCAAAACCGTCCTGACTGGCACCAAAGACACCGTGTCCACTGGGCTCACTGGAGCAGTGAGCATGGCCAAGGGCACAGTCCAGACTGGCATGGACACCACCAAGACCGTGTTGACTGGCACCAAAGACACTGTGTCCACTGGGCTCACTGGAGCCATGGGTATGGCTAAGGGGGCCATCCAGACTGGCATGGACACCACCAAGACAGTCCTGACTGGCACCAAAGACACTGTGTCCACTGGGCTCACTGGGGCCATGGGAGTGGCCAAG GGGGCTGTCCAGACTGGCATGGACACCACCAAGACCGTCTTGACTGGCACCAAAGACACTATGTCCACTGGACTCACTGGAGCCATGGGAGTGGCCAAGGGGGCTGTCCAGACTGGCATGGACACCACCAAGACCGTCTTGACTGGCGCCAAAGACACCATGTCCACTGGACTCACTGGAGCCATGGGAGTGGCCAAGGGGGCTGTCCAGACTGGCATGGACACCACCAAGACCGTCTTGACTGGCACCAAAGACACCATGTCCACTGGACTCACTGGAGCCATGGGAGTGGCCAAGGGGGCGGTCCAGACTGGCATGGACACCACCAAGACTGTCCTGACTGGCACCAAAGACACCGTGTCCACTGGGCTCACTGGGGCCATGGGAGTGGCCAAGGGGGCTGTCCAGACTGGCATGGACACCACCAAGACCGTCCTGACTGGCACCAAAGACACCGTGTCCACTGGGCTCACTGGGGCCATGGGTATGGCCAAGGGAGCTGTTCAGACTGGCATGGACACCACCAAGACCATCTTGACTGGCACCAAAGACACTGTGTCCACTGGACTCACTGGAGCCATGGGAGTGGCCAAGGGGGCGGTCCAGACTGGCATGGACACCACCAAGACTGTCTTGACTGGCGCCAAAGACACCGTGTCCACTGGACTCACTGGAGCCATGGGAGTGGCCAAGGGGGCTGTCCAAACTGGCATGGACACCACCAAGACCGTCCTGACTGGCACCAAAGACACCGTGTCCACTGGACTCACTGGAGCCATGGGAGTGGCCAAGGGGGCTGTCCAGACTGGCATGGACACCACCAAGACTGTCCTGACTGGCGCCAAAGACACCGTGTCCACTGGACTCACTGGAGCCATGGGAGTGGCCAAGGGGGCTGTCCAGACTGGCATGGACACCACCAAGACTGTCTTGACTGGCACCAAAGACACCGTGTCCACTGGACTCACTGGAGCCATGGGAGTGGCCAAGGGGGCTGTCCAGACTGGCATGGACACCACCAAGACTGTCCTGACTGGCACCAAAGATGTTGTtgcctctgggctcactggagCCATGGGAGTGGCCAAGGGGGCTGTCCAAACTGGCATGGACACCACCAAGACCGTCCTGACTGGCACCAAAGACACCGTGTCCACTGGACTCACTGGAGCCATGGGAGTGGCCAAGGGGGCTGTCCAGACTGGCATGGACACCACCAAGACTGTCCTGACTGGCACCAAAGACACCGTGTCCACTGGACTCACTGGAGCCATGGGAGTGGCCAAGGGGGCTGTCCAGACTGGCATGGACACCACCAAGACTGTCCTGACTGGCGCCAAAGACACCGTGTCCACTGGACTCACTGGAGCCATAGGTATGGCCAAAGGGGCTGTCCAGACTGGCATGGACACCACCAAGACTGTCTTGACTGGCACCAAAGACACCATGTCCACTGGACTCACTGGAGCCATGGGAGTGGCCAAGGGGGCGGTCCAGACTGGCATGAACACCACCAAGACTGTCTTGACTGGCACCAAAGACACCGTGTCCACTGGACTCACTGGAGCCATGGGAGTGGCCAAGGGGGCTGTCCAGACTGGCATGGACACCACCAAGACTGTCCTGACTGGCACCAAAGAGACCGTGTCCACTGGACTCACTGGAGCCATAGGTATGGCCAAGGGGGCTGTCCAGACTGGCATGGACACCACTAAGACTGTCCTGACTGGCACCAAAGATGTTGTtgcctctgggctcactggagCCATGGGAGTGGCCAAGGGGGCTGTCCAGACTGGCATGGACACCACCAAGACTGTCTTGACTGGCACCAAAGACACCATGTCCACTGGACTCACTGGAGCCATGGGAGTGGCCAAGGGGGCTGTCCAGACTGGCGTGGACACCACCAAGACCGTCTTGACTGGCACCAAAGACACCGTGTCCACTGGACTCACTGGAGCAATGGGTGTGGCCAAAGGGGCTGTCCAGACTGGCATGGACACCACCAAGACTGTCCTGACTGGCACCAAAGACACCATGTCCACTGGGCTCACTGGAGCCATGGGAGTGGCCAAGGGCACAGTCCAGACTGGCATGGACACCACCAAGACTATGTTGACTGGCGCCAAAGACACCGTGTCCACTGGGCTCACTGGAGCCATGGGTGTGGCCAAGGGCACAGTCCAGACTGGCATGGACACTACCAAAACCATCTTGACTGGCACCAAAGACACCGTGTCCACTGGGCTCACTGGAGCAATGGGTGTGGCCCAAGGGGCTGTCCAGACTGGCATGGACACCACTAAGACTGTCCTGACTAGCACCAAAGATATTGTGTCTACTTCAATCACTGGGGCAATGGGAGTGGCCAAGGGGGCTGTTCAGGTTGGCATGGATACCACCACATCCATCTTGACTGGCACCAAAGATGTTCTGTCTACTGCAATTACTGGGGCAATGGGTGTGGCCAAGGAAGCTGTTCAGGTTGGCATGGACACCACCAAGTCCGTCTTGACTGGCACCAAAGATGTTCTGTCTACTTCAATCAGTGGAGCAATGGATGTGGCCAGGGAGGCAGTCCAGATTGGCGTGGACACCACCACGTCCATCTTGACTGGCACCAAAGATGTTCTGTCTACTTCAATCACTGGAGCAATGGATGTGGGCAATGAGGCCATCCAGACTGGCATGGACTCTACCATGACCATCTTGACTGGCACCAAAGGTGCCATGTCCTCTGGGCTCAGCAGCGTAGGGCATGTGGCCGAAGAAGGTATGCACACTGGGGTGGGCATCATCCCAAACTGGTTACCTGATTCCAAGGCTGCCACCTCAGTTGGACTTGCCAGTTCCAGGGCCCCAGATGAAGGAGAACAAACCATCCCAAGCTCCCCTCAGGCTCAGCTCAGCAACCATGGACCTCTGTCAGCTGAGGCCGTGTTCAGCCAAGAGGCCACCCTGGGCAAGGTGGATGCTGCTCCCGGGGCCACCACCCATGGCCAGGAAGGAGTCCAAGGCTTTGCAGCACTCCGGGACGAGCTGGAGGAGCTGGGAGAGATCTTCCAGCCCATGAGCGCCGAGGAACAAG CTCAGCTGGTTGCTACGCAGCCCAGGCGGAGGGAGGTCACGGCTGACCAGGGCAGCTACTTCGTGCGTCTGGGTGACGTGGCCCCCGGCTTCCGCCAGCGGGCTTTCGAGCACGCCCTCAGCCACCTGCAGCACAGCGAGTTCCAGGCACGGGACGCGCTGGCCCAGCTTGAGGACGTCTTCAGGGAG ATTGAGGAGGCCCAGCAGGCTCCGGCTGGGGATGCGAGCAGCCAAGCAGAGGAAGCCGCTGCTGGGGAG GTGCTGGCCACCGGGGCTCTGTCCAGGGCCTGCGACCTCGTCCAGCAGCTCCATGTGGCCTACAGCCGCCTGGCCTCTGGCCTCCAGGGCCTCCCCACGGAGCTTCAGTGGCAGCTCCAGCAGGCTCGGCACAGCATTTGTGAGCTCTATGGCCTGGTCTCCTCAGCCGCCACGGTGGCGGAGCTGCCAGTCAAGCGGCTGGCTGAGAGCCGCCAGGGTGTGGGCCAGGCATGGCGGGGCCTGGAGCAGGTGCTGCGGAGCGTGCAGCAAGGCCCTCCGCTTGGCTGGCTGGTGGGGCCCTTCGCCCTGCCCGCCGATGGGCAGCCGCTGTAG